The Chlorocebus sabaeus isolate Y175 chromosome 1, mChlSab1.0.hap1, whole genome shotgun sequence genome includes a region encoding these proteins:
- the COA4 gene encoding cytochrome c oxidase assembly factor 4 homolog, mitochondrial, with the protein MSTSAPQGHTWTQRVKKEDEEEDPLDQLISRSGCAASHFAVQECMAQHQDWRQCQPQVQAFKDCMSEQQSRRREELQRRKEQASAHH; encoded by the coding sequence ATGTCAACCTCAGCCCCTCAAGGCCATACCTGGACCCAACGGGTGAagaaggaggatgaggaggaggaccCGCTGGACCAGCTGATCTCCCGCTCTGGCTGTGCTGCCTCCCACTTTGCAGTGCAGGAGTGCATGGCCCAGCACCAGGACTGGCGACAATGCCAGCCACAGGTGCAGGCGTTCAAGGATTGCATGAGTGAACAGCAGTCGAGGCGGCGAGAGGAGCTGCAGAGGAGGAAAGAACAAGCCAGTGCCCACCACTGA